The following proteins are co-located in the Carassius auratus strain Wakin chromosome 7, ASM336829v1, whole genome shotgun sequence genome:
- the msantd1 gene encoding myb/SANT-like DNA-binding domain-containing protein 1 produces the protein MASEDLCFSYTVPGSNEKHRRARNWTDSEMKALVYIWEEYVTELKKAKRNAKIYETMAKQLYELTGEQRHREEIKMKITNMTFQFRKLKYTANESNATPDWPYYKSIERILSKVPDHAHMSPPNLSTSGPSTSQLETSVPQSAPPSGFLPEYTGSSEEREINDEEEGLTENSESSFETRSQPRKRRRLTHVSLRRKKLRVLDAMLQEQRRISRAVEEACHEVRRVMHQQNFLQVQSLQLQERMMNLLEKMIPAPSAPSWPNPPVSKSLGTPTTE, from the exons ATGGCCTCTGAGGACCTCTGCTTCAGTTACACAGTGCCAGGCTCCAACGAGAAGCACAGGAGGGCTCGTAACTGGACGGATTCTGAGATGAAAGCTCTTGTGTACATTTGGGAAGAGTATGTGACAGAGCTAAAGAAGGCTAAGCGCAACGCGAAGATCTACGAGACGATGGCTAAGCAACTTTATGAATTAACCGGCGAACAACGACACAGGGAAGAAATCAAGATGAAGATTACCAACATGACTTTCCAATTCAG GAAGCTGAAGTACACAGCAAATGAAAGCAATGCTACACCTGACTGGCCGTACTACAAATCTATTGAGAGGATCTTGTCAAAGGTACCAGACCATGCCCATATGAGCCCACCAAACCTCTCGACGTCTGGCCCTTCCACTTCTCAGCTCGAGACTTCTGTGCCCCAGTCGGCTCCACCGAGTGGGTTTCTACCCGAGTACACGGGCTCCTCAGAGGAGAGGGAAATCAACGATGAGGAGGAAGGCCTAACAGAGAACTCTGAGAGTTCTTTTGAGACTAG GTCACAGCCGCGTAAAAGGCGGAGGCTTACACACGTGTCACTGCGCCGAAAGAAGCTGCGTGTCCTGGATGCAATGCTGCAGGAGCAACGCAGGATAAGCCGCGCCGTTGAGGAGGCATGTCATGAAGTTCGCCGAGTTATGCATCAGCAGAACTTCCTGCAGGTGCAGAGCCTCCAGCTTCAGGAGCGAATGATGAACCTCCTGGAGAAGATGATTCCTGCTCCATCTGCCCCTTCTTGGCCTAACCCACCAGTCTCAAAGAGTTTAGGAACACCTACAACTGAGTGA